From the genome of Actinomycetota bacterium:
AGCTTTGGCGTGCCGAGAACCTCGAACCCGAGCATGTTGCCGCGCAGGTGACAGCCGCCCCTGTTGGAGGTGGCGTAGCCAAGCCCCTGGCCCTGCATGCCGCGAGGGTCGTATGCGGGAAGCTCGAGTCCTTTGACCTGCATCGCCACCTCAGGCGCACCGCAAGCCTCGGCGAGTACCCGGGAGCCTTCCGCGGCCAACTGTCCGAACTCGCCTTCACGCCTGGAAAGAGCCACGATCGCATCGCGAACGGAGGCGACATCCCCCGCTCTAACGGGCAGGTCAGCGAGTCCTTTCTCCGCTAGCTCGATCGCGGCCGCCAAAGTGCCGCCGACCGAGATGGTGTCAAGCCCGAGCTCGTTACACAGGTAATTCAGCTCGATCACATCTTGCAGGTCAGTGATGCCGAGATTCACGCCGAGGGCCCAGATCGTCTCGTACTCCGGGCCATGGCCCTCCGCTCCCTCGGTACGCGTGCGACGGCCACAAGCGATCGGGCAGCCCCAGCAGCCGGAGCGCTTCACGAGAAATCGCTCGGCGAGGTGCTCTCCGGAAAGTGTCTCTGCCAGCTTTCGTCCGTCGGCGCGATAGTTGGAGGCGGGCATCAGGCCGCGGCGCCCAAGCACGCCAACGAGCATCGAGGTACCGAAACTCGGCAGAACCTTGGCCGTGATCGGATTGGCGGACAATGTCTTGTCCACTTCGTATAAGAAGAAATCGAGCGCCTCGGGACGCGAGACAGCGGGACGTCGCGTGCCGGAAGCGACTATCGCCTTGAGGCGCTTCGAGCCCATGACGGCACCCATGCCGCCTCTTCCGAGCGCGCGCTTGGCATCCACCATGATAGTCGCCAGCTTCACCATTCGCTCTCCGGCCGAGCCGATGACAGCCGCACTCGCGGATTTGCGACCGGCGAGAAGCGCCTGCGTGGCGGCAGGGATCTCGAGCCCCTCGATCTGTGCGGCGGACTCGAACCGCACCCCGTCGGCGTCGATTTGCAGCACGGTCGCTTCCTCGGCAGAGCCTGTAACCACGAGCGCGTCGTAGCCGGCGCTTTTCAGGCGAACTCCGAACGCCCCGCCGCAGTTGGTGTCGAGTATCGTGCCGGTAAGCGGCGAGCGGCCGGTAAGCGAGAAGCGTCCGCCCGTAGGGACCTTCGTGCCGGTAAGCGGCCCTGTCGCAAAGATCAGCGGCGCCTCCGGTGACAGGGGGTCCATGCCCGGCGCGGCAAGATCGAAAAGCATCTTTGCGCCGAGGCCTCTTCCGCCGATGAATGCCCGGGCCACATCGGCATCCAGCGGCATTTCGCAGGCGGTACGCTTGCCGAGATCGACGAAAAGAATCCTGCCGACATACCCGAACGCTGAGGCCGTCTCACTCACAATCAGGACTCTCGTGTTCTACCTGCTGATATTCGAGCGCCCTGGCGAGACGGTAAAAATCACTGTCGCGATGAATATATCGCACCCTGGTGAGAAGAGTGTCCGGGTCGATTAGCTCATCGAAGGGCACGTAGGTGAGATCCAGTTGCTCCTTGACGCTCACCATCACACCGGAGCGCCGCTCCTCAGCCACCGCGCAGTAGGCGCCGACCCCCAGCTGCGCGCCCAGCATGACATCGAAGGCGCCCGGCTCGGCGCAGCGGGTCTCATACCCGATCTGCTTGGCGCGTATCCGCTTCTTGACGCCGGTGCGGGCGAAAAGTGCACGCTCCATATGTTTCGCGAGCTGCTCCCCGATTCCCATCGAGCCTAGAAGCGGGTTGCCATGCTCGTCAACCTCATCGAGAATTTTGTTGCCTGTCAGGATGTCGGCGAGCCCTTCCGCCACACAGATGACCCCGTATTCCCGGCCATCCTTGGCTCTCGTGAGAATGAGATCCACCAGCTCCTCGGCGGTTGACTCGACATCGAACGTCCCGTCGAAGTCCTCCACCGAAAGCATCCTCGTGGCCTCACCCGCAATCCCTGCCGCATACGTGAGCCAACCCGCCTTGCGCCCCATCAGCTCAAGCACATACCAGGACTTCGTGGAGCGCGCGTCAGCACCGATATTGCGGATCGACATCGCCGCGAAGTGGGCCGCCGAGGTAAACCCGAATGTCCAGTCGATGCCGTAGTAGTCGTTGTCGATGGTCTTCGGAAGATGCACGACGCTGACGCGCCGGGGCGTTTGGAGCATCTCCTGCATGCGATAGAGATAGTTGGCGGTTTTTAGTGTGTCATCCCCGCCGATAGAGATCAGCGCGTCAATCTTATGGTGCTCAAACGCCGAGAGAACCGCTCGGAGCTTGGCATTTTTCTCTTGGTTGGCAAGATCGTCCAGTGAACGGACTTCCTTGCCGGGGTTTGCCCGCGAGGTGCGCAGGATTATGTCCTTGCGGGTACGTATACCCGACACCAGATCGCGGGTGAGGCAAAGATATTCGCGGCCCTCCCGCAGTGGGGTCTGCGGTGAAAAACGCTCGAGATTCTCGTGCCCGTCGAGGAACCCGATGACCTGAATGCCGGCGTTGAGAAAAGACATGGCAGCTGCCGAGATGACCGCGTTGGCGGCAGGAGCCGGACCGCCCGAAAACAAGATGCCTACTCTCCTGATGTTCGTGCTTTCACCCATTTTCAACCTCCGCATCGACGGCATCTGCATTACCGCCCTATTCCTGCCCAGGCTCACTCCAGACACCTATCGCCCTGAGGCGAAGGTAACGCTTGTTCACAAGTTCGTCCCCGCTCAAGCCCACGAGCTCATCGAGCGCCGCTGTGATTCGCTGGCCTGTCGCAGCGATGACCGAACCGGGATCAGTGTGCGCTCCGCCGAGCGGTTCACCTACGATCTCATCGGCGATTCCCATACCAACAAGGTCCTCGGCGGTTATCTTCAGGCTGACGGCGGCCACCTCGGCATGCGATGCGTCTTTGTAAAGAATCGACGCGCATGCTTCCGGACTAATGACGGAGTAGTATGCGTTCTCAAGCATGATCAGGCGGTCACCGAATCCGATGGCCAACGCCCCGCCACTGCCGCCTTCGCCGATGCCGACCACCACAACCGGCGCCTTGACGGCGCAAAGAGTCGCAAGTGACTTGGCGATGACGAAAGCTTGCCCCCGCGCCTCGGCTTCCTTGCCGGGATACGCTCCAGCGGTGTCGAGGAAGCTCACAACCGGAATCCCAAAACGATCGGCAAGGCGCATGACCCTCATCGCTTTGCGAAAACCCTCGGGGCTCGGCGAACCGAAGTTGCGGCTGATGTTCTCCTTGGTGGTCTTGCCCTTCCGATGCCCTAGAATCACAACTTTGTGATCAGCTATTCTTCCCAGCCCGGCGAAGATCGCGCCATCGTCGCCGAACGCCTTGTCGCCATGCAACTCGATGACGTCGCTGAAAAGCGCTTCGATGTAATCTTGCGTTCTGGGCCTTAGTGGATGGCGTGAAATCTGTACGCGTGCCCACGGGGTAAGGTTCTCGTAAGTAGTGGCGCGGAGCCGCTCGATATCGGCTGAAAGCGCTTCGATTTCGGCGAGAAGCTCCGGATTCCCGGACAGGTCAAGCCGTCGTAATTCGGTGAGCTTCTCTTCCAGCTCGACAAGTGGGCGCTCGAACTCCATGGTGAAGCGAGAGACCATCAGGCTTCACCACCTTTGGTCGCAGTGGCACCGCTTTTGGCCGCGTCAGCCTTGCCCGCATCCGCGCCGATGCTGCCACCGCACCGCGAGTGCATGAGGTAGCCGAGAGTCAGGGCCACCCTGTCACGCAGCTCTGACCGAGGCACTACTCCGTCGATCATCCCGTGGCGCAGCAGAAACTCCGATCTCTGGAAGCCCTTGGGGAGCTTCTGGCGTATCGACTGCTCTATAACTCGCGGGCCGGCAAAACCCACGAGCGCGCCGGGCTCGGCGTAAGTGACATCCGCCAGCCCCGCGAAGCTTGCGGTAACACCGCCCATCGTGGGATGCGTCAGAACGGCGATGTAGGGCAGCCCCTCGCGAGAAAACCTCTCTATCGCGGCCGCGGTCTTCGCCATCTGCATCAGCGAGAGCATCCCCTCTTGCATACGCGCTCCGCCTGACGCGGTCGCGAGAACTACCGCCCTGCCCTCCACCGACGCAAGCTCGAAAGCACGCGCCACCTTCTCGCCGACGACAGAACCCATGGACGCGCCGATGAAGCGGAAGTCCATCGCGCCGAGGACCGTCGGATACCCATTAATTGACGCGCGTCCGGTGATGATGGCCTCAGGAAGGCCGGTCGCCACCTTGGCCGAGGTGATGGAGTCCTCGTACGACTTGACGGCGGTAAAGGCAAGTGGGTCAGCGGCGGTCAGTCCGGCGTCGATCTCCGAAAAGCTCTCCGCGTCCACCAGCATGTTGATTTTTTGGACCGCGGTCAATTCGACGTGATATCCGCAGTGACGACACACGTAGAGGTTTTTGATCAGTTCGCCCTGATAGATAATTCTCTTGCACTCGACACACTTCGACCACACCCCGTCGGGCACATCGGCCGTGCCGACAGAGCGCTGGCTAACTGTATATTTCTGGCTCTCTCTAGCCTTGAACCAGTCGCCGATCGACATACGGCCACTTCCTTCAACGCCGCGTGATGAACGGCGGCTACTTATCGTCCGGCGTCACGAGCCTACGCGGAATACTCTTCCTTGCCCTCGAACACGGCCAAGGCGCGATCGGCGTCATAGTCGCTCAGGGTGATCGCGCTTATCGCCTTCGTCAAGCGCACCGCCTCAGACAACTCGCGCTGATGGATATTGCGGCCGGTGGCATTGCCGATGGCGCCTCCGACATGAATCTGCTCCCAAAGCTGGCCGAGAAAGCTTCTTGCGTCCACCGTCGAGCCCCCGGCGCAAACCAGTCCGGTGCGTCCAGCGGCCAGCGAGGCCTCTTTTAGCAGCTCTGCCGAGGAATGGGCGTCCGTGCTCTTCGGCGGGTTGACCTTCACGAAATCGGCTCCGATGGAAACGGCGACGCCAGCGGCACCCGCTATCAGGTGCGCGTTCTTCTCATCGGTAACAGCTCTGCCTCGCGGATACATCCACAAAACAACGATCAGTCCGTTTGCGTGCGCCTCGGCAATAAGCTGGGCGGCCTCGGACATCATCTGCGATTCGTATTCCGAGCCTATGTATATGGTATAGCCGATGCCGACAACCCTGACCCCGTTGTCGCGTAGCTCGAGCACGGCCTGCAAATCATGTAGCTGCGGCGAGTACGGATCCTCCTGATGCTTTGCTGGATCGCTGGAGGTCTTGACCAGGTGTGTTTTGCTGTTCATTTTGACCAGGTAGTTGATATCCGGATAGTCACCGGCATATTGAGCGACCAGTCCACGCTGAGCAGCCAGGACTCCAATCTCGCCCATCGCTCCGATCCTGAAGAGATGCTCTGGCTCGGCGTCTTCCTCGGCGATGCCTTCCCCGTAGAAATCGTCGTTGAGATGCTCGATCTTCTGATCACAGGCGAACAGCATCAGTCGCCCGGTACCGCGAGTGGCGGCCATGTAGTTGTCTATGTAGGTCTCTCTGGCCTCGGCCGGAACATCCATCGGTACACGAACTTGACCACGAGTAATACCGGGCATACAGCACCCCTCCAAAAAATACGGACTTCCAGTTCCTGAAGCGCGATATCAAACCGCGCTCAATCCTCCGATTCACACACAATAGGGTAAGCGAAGTAAGGCGCGTTTGCTAGGGGGCGTTCGGATCACGAAGCTTGCGGCCGTAGCGGTTTGTAAGCGGCATCCGGCGGCCTCTTCCCAGCGCATTCGGCGTGACAACAGGTCCCACCGCGCTTTGCCTGCGCTTGAACTCGGAGCCATCCACCAACGCCACGACTTCCTTGACCGTCACGCGATCGTACCCGATTGACACGATCTCCTCCGCCGACACGTTTTCCTCCAGGTACAGCGCAAGAATTTCATCGAGCAAATCGTAAGGAGGCAGCGTGTCCTGATCTATCTGCCCCGGCCGAAGCTCCGCGCTCGGCGGTTTGGCAAGCGTTGCGGCGGGAATCACCTCGCCTTTCGCGTTGCGCCAGCGCGCCAACTTGTACACGCTGGTCTTCACCACGTCACACAAAGGCGCAAACCCTCCAACCATGTCCCCGTAAAGTGTCGCATAGCCCACCGAAGACTCACTTTTGTTGCCCGTGGCAAGCACCAGCCAGCCAAAGCGATTGGAAAGCGCCATCAACAGCGTTCCGCGTATTCTGGCCTGGAGATTCTCTTGCGTCAGCCCGACATTGCCCTCTCCGGACACCAAAGCCAACGTTTCAAGAAACGCGCCGAAGGCCGGCTCTACCGGCAACTCGATCGTTTCGATGCCGAGTGTGCGCGCGAGCTCCCGCGCATCGATAACGCTGCCTTCCGAGGAGTACCGGCTCGGCATCACCGCGCCGTGTACGCGCGACGGCCCGAGGGCGTCCACGGCGATCGCCGCCACAAGCGCGGAGTCCACTCCTCCAGACAGGCCAAGCACCACATCGGTAAAGTCGTTTTTCAAAACATAGTCCCTTGTGCCTAGCACAAGCGCATCGTATAGCTCCTCCTCGGCACCAGGCACGGGCTGGATATTTATCTCGTCCGAACCTGGTCGGGGCCGATCCCCTTTTTCGGGCGCGCCCACGTCAGCAAAGACTATATCCTCGGCAAACGCCTTCGCGCGGGCGACGACCGAGCCGTCAGGGGATATGACCACACTGCGTCCATCAAAAACCAGCTCGTCCTGCCCGCCTACGAGATTGCAACACGCAATCCACACTTGGTTATCACGAGCGCGGGAGCACAGGATTTCCTCGCGTTCACGGCTTTTGCCCCTATAGAACGGGGAGGCAGCGATATTGAAGACCACGCCTACTCCCATATCGGAAAGCCCCCTCGTCAGCGATGGATCCCAGATGTCCTCGCATACCGTCATCGCGACATTGAGGCCCTCATACTCGAAAAACTCCGAGCCGCCACCGGCGGAAAAATATGCGCGTTCGCCCATAGCTCCATCGTCTGAAAGCAACCGCTTGTGATACACACGAGCCACCTGTTGACCAGAAACAAACGCGGCCGCGTTATATAATGCGCCCGCCTGGCGATCGACGAAGCCCACGATCATGTCGATACGCGCCGAAGCGGCCACTCGCTTTAGGGCCGCAAGGTTAGCGCTTATGAGGTCTTGGTTATAGATGAGGTCCAGCGGAGGGCAGCCCACAAGAGCCAGCTCCGGGAAGACAGCCAGCCGAGCCCCCTCCCGCTCTGCTCGCTCAAGCGCGTCAAGCACCAGCTCGACGTTGCCGTCGATATCGCCAACTACCGGATTTATCTGTGCTATCGCGATGCGCATCAAGAAACCCTTCCTGTTTTCTCGGCGATAGTGAACACCGCCTGGTCCGCCGCGTCGTCAAATGGCATCAATACATGATCGACACCCACCGCCTCGAGTTCTTCGATCTCGGATTCATCATGCGCCGTGGCCATAAACTTGCCCGGGAACCTGACGCTTTCAAGGCCGTGAAGAACAGCTTTGTTGACATTGAAAGAAGGAAGGGTGCTGACTACCAAGGCTGCTGAGGAAAGCGGAAGTGAGCCGGTGAACTCGGGATCCTCGGCATCGCCATATTGGATCGGAACACCCTTTGCCTTGGCCGCTTTCAAAGCCTGTGGGTCAAAGTCGACTCCCAGCACAGTAAGACCCCTAGCCATGAGGCCGTCGACTATGGAGCCTCCATATCTGCCAAGCCCCAAAACGACAACATCGACCCGGGCCGGCTCCTGCAGCGAGTCCTCGATCTCCCGAAAGGGTACATTGCGCTCGAAGACGCGCAACGGCTTCGACACAACATCGTAGAGGCGATCCGCTCCCAAAATCATATAGGTTGAAGTCGATATAGTCGCGATGCCAACCAGCGTGACCAGGCTCAGAATATCAGTGCCGATATGTCCCAGGCTCACGCCGAGCGCGGCCAAAATGAGGGAGAACTCCGATATCTGCGCGACCGTCAGGCCGGCGAAAAGCCCAGTGCGCCTCCGATAACCCATGTATCCCATGATTCCGACGACTATCAGAGGATTGCCCACCAACACGAAGACTGACAGCACTGCGGCGGACGCCAACTGTTCTCCAAAGTCGACGAGATTGAGCTTGGATCCAAGGTCGATAAAGAAAAACAGGAGCAAAAAGTCGCGAAGCCCCGTCAATCGCGCGACAATGGCGTCCCTGTACGGAGTCGACGCTATCGACACACCGCCGAGAAACGCGCCCACCTCCTTGCTGAAGCCGAGGAAATCACCGAGCGCGCCCAGGGCAACCGCCCAGGTTACAGCGAAAAGCACGAGCATCTCCTGGGAGCGCGCCAGAACTTTCAGCAGCGGATTAGCGACAAACCTCATGAACACCGCCAGCAAGACGACCAGTCCGACGCCCACTATGAGCAAACGGAGAACCTGCGCCACAGGGCCGATCTCGGCCTGCACGGCAAATGCCGGTAGCAAAAGCAAGACGATAACAACGAAGATATCCTGGACGATGAGAAAACCGATCGCGATTCGTCCGTGTAAGGAGTCAATCTCCCTTTTGTCGGAGAGGAGCTTGACGATGACTATCGTGCTTGAAAACGTCAGCGCCACTGCGATATAGGCGGCCTCGACCGTCGAGAAACCAAGCGCGGTAGCGATCAGAAACCCGGCGACGGAGGTAACCGCAATCTGCCCGATACCTGTCGCCAGGGCCACAGGACCGACCGACCTAATCAGCCGAAGATCGAGCTTTAGGCCCACCACGAATAGCAGGACCGAGATTCCTAAGCCAGCAAGTACCTCCACCTGGGCCGTTGCTGTAATAAATCCGAAGACCGCGGGCCCTACCAGCACACCCACAACGATATACGCGATGATCAGAGGCTGCTTCAGGCGCACCGCGACCATGCTGACAACCGCCGCAAGGGCGAGAATGAGTGCGATTTCCTGGAAAATGTCCAATGTCACTCCGTTTTCAAGGCGTCGGCCAATTCACCTACGAACGCCTCCAGCGCCTCGGGATCGTGCTGCCGACGGACACACGCCGATCCAACAATTACCCCATCGGCGATACGGGCAGCCTGGACGACGTGCTCCGGTGTGGCGATCCCGAACCCGAGCGCTATCGGTAGCGAGGTGAATGCCCTCATGCTAGAAACCATATAACCCATGTCAGCAGGCAGTTTATCACGTTCTCCGGTAACTCCTGTTGTCGATACGGCATAAACAAAGCCTACCGAGTGCTCGGCTGCTTTACGCATCCGCTCGGGCGTCGAAGTAGGCGCGACCATAAACACCGTCGACAGCTCGCCAGCTTCGCGCAACCAGGGCTGCGCCATCTCTACCGGCATATCGGGAACGATCACCCCGCTGACTTTGGCTTCTCGCATCTGAAGCGCAGCACGCCGATATCCCATCCTCAGCAGTGGATTGAAGTAGGTCATAAGCAACACCGGCACAAAGCGGGCTTTTCTCGAAGCCTGCGCCGAGATGAACTCGGCGGCCAGCTCGATCGTCTCGGCAAGTCCGAATCCTTCCGGTGCGGCGCTCATCGCGACTGAAGCGGCGTTCGCGATCACGGGTCCATCGGCCAGAGCATCAGCGTAGGGTACCCCCAGTTCGATGATGTCGGCGCCGGCGCGAGCAGCCGCAAAAAGCGCCTCCAGCGAGCCTTGCCGGTCAGGATAGCCGGCCATCAAGTACACGATCAGCGCGGGACGTCCCTTGCCAAAAGCGCTCTCGATGGAGAAGGGCTCTCCGGGTTCCCCGCTATTCACCCGCCCTCGCCTCTTTGATGATATCGATATCCTTATCTCCACGGCCGCTCAAAGTGAGTACGACGCGCGCGTTTGGACCCAACTCCTCGGCCAGGCGGGGAAGCAGCGCAAGGGCGTGGGAGGACTCGAGCGCGGGCATTATGCCCTCCGTTCGACACAAAAGCGCAAAGGCGTCGAGCGCTTCTTCATCCGTGGCCGCTTCATAGCGAACGATACCGGCGTCGTGCCAGGCCGCGTGTTCCGGACCTACCCCGGGATAGTCGAGCCCGGCGGAGATCGAGTATGCCTCAAGCGGATTTCCTCGCTCATCCTGCAAAAGGTAGCTGTGAAACCCGTGCATCACCCCTGGCTGCCCAAGCGTGATCGCCGCCCCCGTCTTGCCGCTTGCAAGCCCTTCGCCCGCCGCTTCGGCTCCAATAAGCAGCGGTGTCCCCATGAGCGAGCGGCTGAGAACAAATGGGAAAAACGTCCCAACGGCATTGCTTCCGCCGCCGATACAAGCCACGACGGCGTCAACTTCGTAAATACCCCTACCGTTTAGTTGATCGATGATTTCCAGCCCTATTACACTTTGAAAATCGCGAACCATCATCGGGTATGGATGGGGGCCCAGGGCCGACCCCAGGACATAGAAGGTGTCCTGAACGCGCTCCACCCAGTGACGCAAGGCCGCGGTCACGGCGTCGGCGAGAGTACCGGCGCCGTCTGTCACGGGCACGACTTCAGCGCCAAGAAGCTTCATCTTGTAGACGTTTAGTGCCTGGCGGCGAATATCTTCCTCGCCCATAAACACAACGCACTCCAACCCGAACAACGCGGCGGCGGTGGCGGTGGCGACGCCATGCTGTCCGGCGCCGGTCTCGGCGATCACACGACGTTTGCCCATGCGCGTCGCGAGAAGGCACTGCCCAATGGTGTTGTTGATCTTGTGCGCGCCGGTATGGCAGAGGTCCTCACGCTTGAGTAAAACCTCGCCGAGTCCAACGGAGCTTGCGAGATTCTTCGCCGAGTAAAGGGGCGTGACCCTGCCGATATAATCACACCTGAGTTCGTCGAGCCTTTCTTCGAAAAGCGGATCCTCACACGCGGCCTTGTAGGCGTCGGTGAGTTCGTGCAGCGCCGGAAGAACGGTCTCCGGCACATACGCACCGCCATAAGCTCCGAAAAACCCCAGTGCGTCCGGCGCCGAATAGACCTCATCGGCATTGGGAAAAAACTTGCTCATCTTTTCGCCCTTTCCACATCCGCTCTTCTTACAGCTTCGCAAAAATCTCCGATGGTGTCACGGTCTTTGACTCCGATGGACGACTCCACGCCAGAACAAACATCAACAGCGAAGGGTTTCGCCGTCAAGATGGCGTCCCGGACATTTATTGGATTCAGCCCTCCGGATAAAACCAGCGCGAACCTCTCCGACAACCCATCGGCGATGCGCCAGGGAAACACAACGCCTGTGCCGCCGTGTCTGTGCGGATCGAACGAGTCCAGCAGCATCGCGTCGACAGCCTCCAGATATGGCTCGACTGTGGCGGCGCTAAAGTCCGGTCCCACGCGAAACGCCTTTATCACGCGAGCAGGCGCGGTGGCGCAAATTTCCGGGCGCTCCTCGCCGTGAAATTGCACGCAATCCAGCCTCAGGCGGTCTACCGCAAGCCGCACAACTCGCTCGGGCGCGTCAACGAACACGCCGACCCGCGCGACAAAAGGCGGCACCGCCGAGAATATCTTCTCGGCGGCATCGAGCCCAACTTGCCTGGGAGAGTCCGCGTGCAAAATCACGCCGAGTGCGTCAGCGCCCGCGTCGACCGCCCAGCGCGCATCCTGCGCCTTGGTCAACCCGCAAATCTTGATTCGAGTGCGCATAAAAATCGCAATCGCCCTTCCCGTACCCGCGGTGACGTCCCGGCTACCCTCGCTTACTCCTCCGAGGGCAACATCGTACCTGCCGCGAAATCGTAGTCCACCAACGCCTTAGAGTTGTAAGCCTCGTAAGCGGCAAGATCGAAGTGTCCGTGTCCGGACAGGCAAAACAGCACGGTCTTGTCTTCTCCGGCTTCCTTGGCGGCAAGCGCCTCGTCGATGGCCGCACGAATGGCGTGGCTGCTTTCAGGCGCGGGCAATATCCCTTCGGCACGCGCGAACAGAGCCGCCGCATCAAAACTCGCGACCTGGTGAACGGCTACAGCCTCTACCTCCCGCTCATGTACCAACTGCGAGAGCGTCGGTGAGTCACCGTGATAGCGAAGCCCTCCGGCATGAATACCCGCGGGCACAAAATCGTGTCCCAGTGTATACATGACCATCTGCGGAGTCATTTTGGCCTCATCGCCGAAGTCGTAGCGGTATTCACCCGCCGTCAATGTGGGGCATGCCTTTGGCTCAACCGCAACGAGACGCGTGGAGCTCTTGCCTTCCTTTC
Proteins encoded in this window:
- a CDS encoding acetyl-CoA carboxylase carboxyltransferase subunit beta; the protein is MSIGDWFKARESQKYTVSQRSVGTADVPDGVWSKCVECKRIIYQGELIKNLYVCRHCGYHVELTAVQKINMLVDAESFSEIDAGLTAADPLAFTAVKSYEDSITSAKVATGLPEAIITGRASINGYPTVLGAMDFRFIGASMGSVVGEKVARAFELASVEGRAVVLATASGGARMQEGMLSLMQMAKTAAAIERFSREGLPYIAVLTHPTMGGVTASFAGLADVTYAEPGALVGFAGPRVIEQSIRQKLPKGFQRSEFLLRHGMIDGVVPRSELRDRVALTLGYLMHSRCGGSIGADAGKADAAKSGATATKGGEA
- a CDS encoding cation:proton antiporter, whose amino-acid sequence is MVAVRLKQPLIIAYIVVGVLVGPAVFGFITATAQVEVLAGLGISVLLFVVGLKLDLRLIRSVGPVALATGIGQIAVTSVAGFLIATALGFSTVEAAYIAVALTFSSTIVIVKLLSDKREIDSLHGRIAIGFLIVQDIFVVIVLLLLPAFAVQAEIGPVAQVLRLLIVGVGLVVLLAVFMRFVANPLLKVLARSQEMLVLFAVTWAVALGALGDFLGFSKEVGAFLGGVSIASTPYRDAIVARLTGLRDFLLLFFFIDLGSKLNLVDFGEQLASAAVLSVFVLVGNPLIVVGIMGYMGYRRRTGLFAGLTVAQISEFSLILAALGVSLGHIGTDILSLVTLVGIATISTSTYMILGADRLYDVVSKPLRVFERNVPFREIEDSLQEPARVDVVVLGLGRYGGSIVDGLMARGLTVLGVDFDPQALKAAKAKGVPIQYGDAEDPEFTGSLPLSSAALVVSTLPSFNVNKAVLHGLESVRFPGKFMATAHDESEIEELEAVGVDHVLMPFDDAADQAVFTIAEKTGRVS
- the trpA gene encoding tryptophan synthase subunit alpha, with translation MNSGEPGEPFSIESAFGKGRPALIVYLMAGYPDRQGSLEALFAAARAGADIIELGVPYADALADGPVIANAASVAMSAAPEGFGLAETIELAAEFISAQASRKARFVPVLLMTYFNPLLRMGYRRAALQMREAKVSGVIVPDMPVEMAQPWLREAGELSTVFMVAPTSTPERMRKAAEHSVGFVYAVSTTGVTGERDKLPADMGYMVSSMRAFTSLPIALGFGIATPEHVVQAARIADGVIVGSACVRRQHDPEALEAFVGELADALKTE
- a CDS encoding aldolase, yielding MPGITRGQVRVPMDVPAEARETYIDNYMAATRGTGRLMLFACDQKIEHLNDDFYGEGIAEEDAEPEHLFRIGAMGEIGVLAAQRGLVAQYAGDYPDINYLVKMNSKTHLVKTSSDPAKHQEDPYSPQLHDLQAVLELRDNGVRVVGIGYTIYIGSEYESQMMSEAAQLIAEAHANGLIVVLWMYPRGRAVTDEKNAHLIAGAAGVAVSIGADFVKVNPPKSTDAHSSAELLKEASLAAGRTGLVCAGGSTVDARSFLGQLWEQIHVGGAIGNATGRNIHQRELSEAVRLTKAISAITLSDYDADRALAVFEGKEEYSA
- a CDS encoding NAD+ synthase, encoding MRIAIAQINPVVGDIDGNVELVLDALERAEREGARLAVFPELALVGCPPLDLIYNQDLISANLAALKRVAASARIDMIVGFVDRQAGALYNAAAFVSGQQVARVYHKRLLSDDGAMGERAYFSAGGGSEFFEYEGLNVAMTVCEDIWDPSLTRGLSDMGVGVVFNIAASPFYRGKSREREEILCSRARDNQVWIACCNLVGGQDELVFDGRSVVISPDGSVVARAKAFAEDIVFADVGAPEKGDRPRPGSDEINIQPVPGAEEELYDALVLGTRDYVLKNDFTDVVLGLSGGVDSALVAAIAVDALGPSRVHGAVMPSRYSSEGSVIDARELARTLGIETIELPVEPAFGAFLETLALVSGEGNVGLTQENLQARIRGTLLMALSNRFGWLVLATGNKSESSVGYATLYGDMVGGFAPLCDVVKTSVYKLARWRNAKGEVIPAATLAKPPSAELRPGQIDQDTLPPYDLLDEILALYLEENVSAEEIVSIGYDRVTVKEVVALVDGSEFKRRQSAVGPVVTPNALGRGRRMPLTNRYGRKLRDPNAP
- a CDS encoding aldehyde ferredoxin oxidoreductase family protein; this translates as MSETASAFGYVGRILFVDLGKRTACEMPLDADVARAFIGGRGLGAKMLFDLAAPGMDPLSPEAPLIFATGPLTGTKVPTGGRFSLTGRSPLTGTILDTNCGGAFGVRLKSAGYDALVVTGSAEEATVLQIDADGVRFESAAQIEGLEIPAATQALLAGRKSASAAVIGSAGERMVKLATIMVDAKRALGRGGMGAVMGSKRLKAIVASGTRRPAVSRPEALDFFLYEVDKTLSANPITAKVLPSFGTSMLVGVLGRRGLMPASNYRADGRKLAETLSGEHLAERFLVKRSGCWGCPIACGRRTRTEGAEGHGPEYETIWALGVNLGITDLQDVIELNYLCNELGLDTISVGGTLAAAIELAEKGLADLPVRAGDVASVRDAIVALSRREGEFGQLAAEGSRVLAEACGAPEVAMQVKGLELPAYDPRGMQGQGLGYATSNRGGCHLRGNMLGFEVLGTPKLVDPGAVSGKAGLLIVAQHLGAALDSLSMCKFSSFALSEEHYARLYSAVTGIDLSGQDLLLTGERIWNLERLYNLREGFSAADDRLPTRLLTEPDSRGAVVNLEPMLQEYYRFRGWGEDGVPVTAKLQELGLSTEQGVS
- a CDS encoding acetyl-CoA carboxylase carboxyltransferase subunit alpha; translation: MVSRFTMEFERPLVELEEKLTELRRLDLSGNPELLAEIEALSADIERLRATTYENLTPWARVQISRHPLRPRTQDYIEALFSDVIELHGDKAFGDDGAIFAGLGRIADHKVVILGHRKGKTTKENISRNFGSPSPEGFRKAMRVMRLADRFGIPVVSFLDTAGAYPGKEAEARGQAFVIAKSLATLCAVKAPVVVVGIGEGGSGGALAIGFGDRLIMLENAYYSVISPEACASILYKDASHAEVAAVSLKITAEDLVGMGIADEIVGEPLGGAHTDPGSVIAATGQRITAALDELVGLSGDELVNKRYLRLRAIGVWSEPGQE
- a CDS encoding 6-phosphofructokinase: MGESTNIRRVGILFSGGPAPAANAVISAAAMSFLNAGIQVIGFLDGHENLERFSPQTPLREGREYLCLTRDLVSGIRTRKDIILRTSRANPGKEVRSLDDLANQEKNAKLRAVLSAFEHHKIDALISIGGDDTLKTANYLYRMQEMLQTPRRVSVVHLPKTIDNDYYGIDWTFGFTSAAHFAAMSIRNIGADARSTKSWYVLELMGRKAGWLTYAAGIAGEATRMLSVEDFDGTFDVESTAEELVDLILTRAKDGREYGVICVAEGLADILTGNKILDEVDEHGNPLLGSMGIGEQLAKHMERALFARTGVKKRIRAKQIGYETRCAEPGAFDVMLGAQLGVGAYCAVAEERRSGVMVSVKEQLDLTYVPFDELIDPDTLLTRVRYIHRDSDFYRLARALEYQQVEHESPDCE